AAGGTATTCTATATCATATATTTGTAGATCGATTCAATAATGGTAATAGAACTAAAAAAGTAAATAATCCTAAAAAAAATAGCTTCATATATGCTAACTGGGATGATGATCCTATGTATATAAAGGATAATGAAGGCAATATAGTTAGATGGGATTTTTACGGAGGAAATTTAAAAGGAATAATCGATAAACTAGGTTATTTAAAAAAATTAGGTGTTAGCATAATATATCTAAGTCCTATATTTGAAGCATCAAGCAATCATAAATATGATACAGGAGACTATAAAAAAATTGATGCCATGTTTGGTGATGAAGAAATATTTAAGGAGTTGTTAGATAAAGCTAGAAAAAAAGGTATACATATAATTCTTGATGGTGTATTTAGTCATACAGGATCTGATAGCATATACTTTAATAAATACAATAGATATAGTGAATTAGGTGCATATCAATCAGTAGAATCAAAATATAATTCATGGTACAAATTTAATAATTATCCAGATGATTATGATTGCTGGTGGGGAGTTAAATCTTTACCAAATGTAAATGAATTAGATCCAACTTATATGGATTATATAATTAAAGATGATGATAGTGTCTTAAAAAAATGGACGTCAATGGGAGTTAAAGGTTGGAGATTAGATGTAGCAGATGAATTACCTGAAAAATTCATAAAAGATTTCAAAAAAGAACTTAAAGATGTAGCCGATGATACTATTTTAATAGGTGAAGTATGGGAAGATGCATCTAATAAAATAAGTTATGACCAAAGAAGAGAATATCTTTTAGGAGAGCAATTAGATTCTGTTATGGGATATCCATTCAGATCTAATATAGTGTATTTCTTAAAAAATGATATTAAATCAATTGACCTATTGAATAGATTTATGCAAATAAAAGAAAATTATCCAAGTGAAGCTTTTAAATCTAATTTAAATTTAATAGGAAGCCATGATGTAAAAAGAATAAAAACAGAATTAAATGAAGATAAAGAATTAGTTAAATTAGCAGTAGGAATTCAGATGACTTTTGAGGGCATACCATACATATATTATGGCGATGAGGCAGGTGTTTGTGGTAATACAGACCCTGATAATAGAAGAACATATCCGTGGAAAAAAGAAGATGAAGATATGATTGAATATTACAGGAATTTAACTACAATAAGAAAGAAGTACAAGGCATTAATATATGGAGAAACTTCATTTATAGACACGAAAAATGCGGATGTATTTGCTTTTATAAGAAAGACAGAAGATGAAAAAATGATGATTATAGTAAATAGAAGTGAAATAGAGCATGATATAAAATTAGATTTAGATGAGAATACTATTGAAGAAATAGATATAGAAAGTAACTTAAAAAAATACATAGAAGATATATTTGCAAATTATAGAAGTTTCGAAGTTAATATAAGTGCAAAATCTTTAAAATTATTTAATTTAAAGAACTTAATTGGATAGAACATTTTTATAGACATAGAAATTTTTTCTATGTCTATTTTTTACGATTAAGGAATTTATAATACTTCAAAAACTATGTATAAGTTATAAAGTATAGTCATGTCAATATATTTGTGAAAGTAAAAAATGATATTTTGAGTAATGGAAGAAGTCTTTGGCGAAAGGAGCAAAGCGACTTTTTTACGTATAAGTAAATAATAATTGATAGTAAAATATGTATAAAGTGACATTTAACTGGAAATGATATAGAAAAGCTTAATATTATATTGGAGGATATTCACATGAATAATGTTATTTTAGTTGGAAGACTAACTAGAGAGCCTGAAATACAATATATAGGTAATGAATCAACAGCACTGACTAAATTTAATCTTGCAGTAGATCGAAATTGTACAAATGCAGATAAAGAAAAAAAAGCAGATTTTATAGAGATAGAAGTATGGGGTAGACAAGCTGAAACTTGCTCAAGATATTTAAATAAAGGTAGCATGGCTTGTATAAAAGGGCAAATAAGGGTAGACCGATATCAAAATTCTAATGGAGAGAATAGATACTCCACTAAAGTTAGAGCAGATATGGTAAAGTTTTTAAGCTTTTCAAAAAATACATCAACTGAATCTAATCAAGACCAATATTATGATGCTACATCTATATTCAATAAAACTAAAGTTAGCGCAAAACTTGCAGAAGATGAATTACCATTTTAAATTAATATATTTAAATTATAAATATAGCAATAATTTGTGAAAATGTTTACAAAATATTGCTATATTTTTTTATTGATTATACATATATGTAGTATTTACTTATATAAGTGTAACCAATGAGATAGATACCTAAATTTATTAAGTTATAAATGGAATTTGATTTAAAATAATTAGAAAATGTATAGTAAAAACACCTAACTATGTAAATTAATGAATTTTTATAAAAACGAATTAAATAAATTGGGTCACAACTAAATATACTTATTTATTTAAGTTTTGAAATGTAAAAACTTAAATAAATAAAATTTAAAGTAATGCATGAGTTAAAAAACTTTATTTTTTAATGCGCAAATTGAAAAAATAGTGTATAATTAAAATATAAATAACAAAAACGTTCGAAAGGAAGAGAATGATCATGAAGAAAAAAATGACATTAACTAACAAAATCTTACTAGGTTTATTGTTAGGATTTATAGTAGGATTAATATTAAAACAAATACCATCAGGGTATATGAAAGATACAGTAATATTAGGCGGAATATTTAAAGTATTGGGAACTGGATTTACTAGTGCAATAAAGATGATGGTAGTTCCACTAGTATTTGTTTCTTTAATTTGCGGTTCAGCATCTATGGGAGATGTAAAAAAGCTAGGTAGAATTGGTGGAAAAACTATGGCATTTTATCTATCAACTACTGCATTAGCAATAATAATATCTCTTATATTAGGTAACGTATTAAAGCCAGGGATAGGTTTAGATATGAGTCATATGATGTCTGGAGACGTAGCAATAGGTGAATCGAAATCAATAGTTGAAATAATTTTAAATATAATACCAAGTAATCCGATTCAGTCACTTGCAAATGGAGAAATGTTACAAGTTATATTCTTTGCAATGCTTATAGGAATAGCTATAAATGTTGTTGGAGAGAAAGCAGAGCCTTTAAAAGTTTTATTTGAAAGTGCTAATGAAGTATGTATGAAAATGGTAAATATAATAATGCTTTTTGCACCATATGGAGTATTTGCATTAGTTGCAGATACTTTTGCAACAGTTGGAACAGATGCTATATTTGCACTATTAAAATATGTTGCGGTAGTGCTTATAGGTTTATTGATACATGTATGTGTTGTATATGGAGGAGCATTTAAATTATTTACAAAACAAAATGTAAAACCATTCTTAAAGAAGTTCACACAAGTAGCTGCTGTTACATTTTCAACTGCATCAAGTAATGCATCTGTACCAGTTAGTTTAGAAATAATGGAAGAATTAGGCGTAGGTAAATCAACTAGATCATTTACAATACCTATGGGAGCAACTATAAACATGGATGGAACCGCTATAATGCAAGGTGTAGCTGCACTTTTTATAGCACAAATATATGGAATAGATTTAGGTATGAATGATATGATGACTATAGTTCTAACAGCGACTCTAGCATCTATAGGTACAGCTGGCGTTCCAGGAGTTGGAATGATAATGCTATCTATGGTATTACAATCAGTAGGATTACCATTAGAAGGTATAGGACTAATAATGGGTGTAGAAAGAATTATAGATATGTTCAGAACTACTGTAAATGTAATGGGAGACAATGTTTGTACATTAGTTGTAGCAAATAGTGAGAAAGATTTAAATTTAGAAGCATATAACAGTGTTTTTGATAAAAAAGTAGCTTAAAAAATATTGCTATACACGGAGGTATTTTTATGAAGTTAAAATTATTTAAAGAAAATTATGCAGTATGTAATTTAAGTAATAACATAAGTTCACCGATATGTATAGACACAAATAGTTTCTATTATATAACTAAGTTTAAAGAGGATTTAAGTATAATATGCTTAAAAAAAAGTATTCCAAAAGACGCAAGTACCGATGGGGATTGGAGACTATTAGAGATATTAAAACCAATAAATTTATATTTAGTTGGAATAGCATCTAAAATTAGTAAAATGCTTAAGGATTGTAATATAAGTATATTTGAAATAGAAGTAGAAGATAAGAATTATTTTTTAATAAAAGAATCTGATGTAGACAATGCATGTGAAATTTTGGAGTACAATGGATTTAGATTTATTTAGGTTCAATATATATATATTAAATAAAAAAGAGTATCTTTAATTAAAGATACTCTTTTTTTAGTTGTTTAGAGGATTAAATAAATCAAAAATTGCAGATGAGATGAAAAATTTGATTTAAAGAATTAGGAGAGGATTGATAAAATAGGAAAAATTAAATTTTTTATGATGAAATAAATTATAAATAAAATAAAACAGGCATATACATAGTAAGGGCTTGAACAAGAAAGGAGGAATATTATGGGTAAGGGTAGTAATTTAAAAGAAATTATGAAGTTTGCAGGTACATATATATCAGTATGTATTGGATCTGGATTTGCAACTGGTCAAGAAATAATGCAGTTTTTTTCAGCTCATGGAATGATTAGCGTTGTGTCTAATTTAATTTGTATGATTGTATTAGC
Above is a genomic segment from Romboutsia lituseburensis containing:
- a CDS encoding glycoside hydrolase family 13 protein, whose translation is MGNVINYNSWEDKAPFGALSLNQDMRISVRVSEDYKISNISWVIMKENVEIVKTSLIRENKKYYQGEFNGFNEVGVYFYYFEVEIELDGVVQKKYYGKNIESGEACEYSYEDLNKYQITVYKDYEVPKWYKEGILYHIFVDRFNNGNRTKKVNNPKKNSFIYANWDDDPMYIKDNEGNIVRWDFYGGNLKGIIDKLGYLKKLGVSIIYLSPIFEASSNHKYDTGDYKKIDAMFGDEEIFKELLDKARKKGIHIILDGVFSHTGSDSIYFNKYNRYSELGAYQSVESKYNSWYKFNNYPDDYDCWWGVKSLPNVNELDPTYMDYIIKDDDSVLKKWTSMGVKGWRLDVADELPEKFIKDFKKELKDVADDTILIGEVWEDASNKISYDQRREYLLGEQLDSVMGYPFRSNIVYFLKNDIKSIDLLNRFMQIKENYPSEAFKSNLNLIGSHDVKRIKTELNEDKELVKLAVGIQMTFEGIPYIYYGDEAGVCGNTDPDNRRTYPWKKEDEDMIEYYRNLTTIRKKYKALIYGETSFIDTKNADVFAFIRKTEDEKMMIIVNRSEIEHDIKLDLDENTIEEIDIESNLKKYIEDIFANYRSFEVNISAKSLKLFNLKNLIG
- a CDS encoding single-stranded DNA-binding protein gives rise to the protein MNNVILVGRLTREPEIQYIGNESTALTKFNLAVDRNCTNADKEKKADFIEIEVWGRQAETCSRYLNKGSMACIKGQIRVDRYQNSNGENRYSTKVRADMVKFLSFSKNTSTESNQDQYYDATSIFNKTKVSAKLAEDELPF
- a CDS encoding dicarboxylate/amino acid:cation symporter, which translates into the protein MKKKMTLTNKILLGLLLGFIVGLILKQIPSGYMKDTVILGGIFKVLGTGFTSAIKMMVVPLVFVSLICGSASMGDVKKLGRIGGKTMAFYLSTTALAIIISLILGNVLKPGIGLDMSHMMSGDVAIGESKSIVEIILNIIPSNPIQSLANGEMLQVIFFAMLIGIAINVVGEKAEPLKVLFESANEVCMKMVNIIMLFAPYGVFALVADTFATVGTDAIFALLKYVAVVLIGLLIHVCVVYGGAFKLFTKQNVKPFLKKFTQVAAVTFSTASSNASVPVSLEIMEELGVGKSTRSFTIPMGATINMDGTAIMQGVAALFIAQIYGIDLGMNDMMTIVLTATLASIGTAGVPGVGMIMLSMVLQSVGLPLEGIGLIMGVERIIDMFRTTVNVMGDNVCTLVVANSEKDLNLEAYNSVFDKKVA
- a CDS encoding ACT domain-containing protein — protein: MKLKLFKENYAVCNLSNNISSPICIDTNSFYYITKFKEDLSIICLKKSIPKDASTDGDWRLLEILKPINLYLVGIASKISKMLKDCNISIFEIEVEDKNYFLIKESDVDNACEILEYNGFRFI